Proteins encoded within one genomic window of Alteribacter populi:
- a CDS encoding phBC6A51 family helix-turn-helix protein — protein MPRKTIKDYEKVLKPLQVQVANPMVLNEYKPRKERQSVTAICEEHGISRACYYLWAKQPLFIAYKARLSERNLNYLKTKVDASLMRLIDDGTEHLTSAKAIEIYYKLGGHLVDRTVTGETEEDVVTQASAQEIDAELEKLNQLLNK, from the coding sequence ATGCCACGCAAAACAATTAAAGACTACGAAAAGGTTTTAAAGCCTTTGCAAGTGCAGGTAGCTAACCCTATGGTACTGAACGAGTACAAACCACGTAAAGAAAGGCAGAGTGTTACGGCGATTTGCGAGGAACACGGTATTAGCCGTGCGTGCTATTACTTGTGGGCTAAACAGCCGTTATTTATTGCGTATAAAGCAAGGCTTAGCGAAAGGAACTTAAATTACCTTAAAACAAAGGTAGACGCTAGCCTTATGCGCTTAATTGATGATGGGACGGAACACCTGACAAGTGCAAAAGCAATCGAAATTTATTACAAGCTGGGCGGGCACTTAGTTGACCGTACGGTTACGGGTGAAACCGAGGAAGACGTTGTAACACAAGCATCAGCGCAGGAAATTGATGCGGAACTAGAAAAACTTAACCAACTATTAAACAAGTAA
- a CDS encoding dimethylarginine dimethylaminohydrolase family protein, whose product MSIQSQVKVQGERWFPSEQTFSDEMKDLWGDWYCDSEVGKLHAVLIHRPGKEIEGITEKNFAEYRFRAAINPERARQQQDALADLYRAHGVEVYYVEGQRSDRPNAMFMRDLVFMTPEGAIVCRPSIPARRGEEKAVARTLAALGVPIIKTINGNGYFEGASAMWVNRDTVVIGTGSRTNEAGARQVESELHNIGVKNIIRTQISYGSIHLDGYMNMVDKNKLLVFPWHITYDCAKQLIDQGIEIIEVTNIEELKQGMSMNFVALEPGKVISPSGCPETKALLEDHGVEVIETEMDEVMNGWGSIHCMTAFLKRDPIGKVKTH is encoded by the coding sequence ATGTCGATTCAATCGCAAGTAAAAGTTCAAGGGGAGCGCTGGTTTCCATCCGAACAAACCTTTTCAGACGAAATGAAGGATTTATGGGGGGATTGGTACTGTGACTCAGAAGTGGGAAAACTTCATGCCGTACTCATCCATCGTCCCGGAAAAGAAATTGAGGGCATTACAGAAAAAAACTTTGCAGAATATCGTTTTCGCGCAGCAATAAATCCTGAGAGAGCAAGGCAGCAGCAAGATGCACTAGCCGATCTATACCGCGCACATGGCGTGGAGGTTTATTACGTCGAAGGTCAACGCAGTGACCGGCCTAACGCGATGTTTATGAGAGATCTCGTATTTATGACACCAGAAGGGGCAATCGTTTGCCGCCCGTCAATTCCAGCGCGCAGAGGGGAAGAAAAAGCAGTAGCAAGAACCTTAGCTGCACTAGGTGTACCGATCATAAAAACCATTAACGGTAACGGATATTTCGAAGGGGCAAGTGCCATGTGGGTAAACCGTGACACGGTCGTCATTGGGACTGGCAGCCGCACGAACGAAGCTGGGGCCAGACAAGTAGAATCCGAGCTTCATAATATTGGTGTGAAAAATATCATCCGCACCCAAATCTCATATGGATCGATTCATTTAGACGGCTACATGAACATGGTAGATAAAAACAAACTCCTCGTCTTCCCATGGCACATCACCTACGACTGTGCAAAGCAGCTTATAGACCAAGGAATCGAGATCATCGAAGTAACCAATATTGAAGAATTAAAACAAGGAATGAGCATGAACTTCGTTGCACTAGAACCCGGAAAAGTCATTTCCCCATCCGGTTGTCCAGAAACCAAGGCTCTCTTAGAAGACCATGGTGTAGAAGTGATCGAAACTGAAATGGATGAAGTCATGAATGGCTGGGGCTCGATCCATTGCATGACAGCGTTTTTAAAGCGGGATCCGATAGGGAAGGTTAAAACCCACTAA
- a CDS encoding AraC family transcriptional regulator has protein sequence MDLFENMNAAVSYIEAHLDEEINYEEVAKITCFSEHHFKRMFSFIAGISLTEYVRRRRLTLAAFVLKESDMRVIDVAIKYGYNSPDSFSRAFQTLHEVAPSSVKNSDVPLKAYPRMTFQISIKGDVEMNYRFVEKEAFTIVGKKETVVSSGTEFNPKIWEHIEEIEENVKPYDNTSFSGILHVSLTKENGDIDYYIATVTTKPCPKELEHLEISPQTWAVFQATGEMPDALLKTWERVYTEWFPTSGYELAEAPEFVKGNDIKTEIWVPVKKKK, from the coding sequence ATGGATTTGTTTGAAAATATGAATGCAGCAGTAAGCTATATTGAAGCCCATTTGGATGAAGAAATCAATTATGAAGAGGTTGCAAAGATCACATGCTTTTCTGAACATCATTTTAAACGAATGTTTTCGTTCATAGCAGGTATATCCTTGACGGAATATGTTCGTAGAAGACGTTTGACCTTAGCTGCTTTTGTTTTAAAAGAAAGTGACATGAGAGTGATTGATGTAGCTATTAAGTATGGCTACAATTCACCTGATTCATTTTCAAGGGCATTTCAAACGCTACACGAAGTAGCTCCTAGTTCAGTCAAAAATTCTGACGTTCCATTAAAAGCTTATCCTCGAATGACCTTCCAAATTTCGATTAAGGGAGATGTTGAAATGAATTACAGATTTGTGGAGAAAGAAGCTTTTACCATAGTAGGAAAAAAAGAAACAGTAGTGTCTAGTGGAACCGAATTTAATCCGAAAATATGGGAGCACATCGAAGAAATCGAAGAGAATGTTAAACCATACGATAATACCTCGTTTTCAGGCATATTACATGTTTCATTGACAAAAGAGAATGGAGACATCGATTACTATATTGCTACAGTGACTACCAAGCCATGTCCAAAAGAACTTGAGCATTTGGAGATCTCTCCCCAAACATGGGCGGTATTTCAAGCTACTGGGGAAATGCCAGACGCATTATTAAAGACATGGGAACGAGTGTATACCGAGTGGTTCCCTACTTCTGGTTATGAATTAGCTGAAGCTCCTGAATTTGTTAAAGGAAACGATATAAAAACAGAAATTTGGGTTCCTGTTAAGAAAAAGAAGTAG
- a CDS encoding DUF1761 domain-containing protein, whose amino-acid sequence MILAIIIGVVLYMVSGMIYYSVLGNRWVKLLNIKPEQPNYGMLTLVTLLTSIILYAVLQLSHAETLMDGALMGGGVGIIVALAYAKDFIFGLGTNSTKPVSIYFIAVGYHLIALTIIGTVMMFFI is encoded by the coding sequence TTGATTTTAGCTATCATAATTGGAGTAGTATTATATATGGTAAGTGGGATGATATATTATTCAGTATTAGGAAATCGATGGGTAAAATTATTAAATATTAAGCCAGAACAACCCAATTACGGAATGCTCACTTTAGTTACATTATTAACCTCTATTATTTTGTACGCTGTACTTCAATTATCACACGCAGAAACATTAATGGATGGAGCATTAATGGGTGGGGGAGTAGGAATAATAGTAGCTCTTGCCTATGCAAAAGATTTTATATTTGGGTTAGGAACAAACAGTACAAAACCTGTATCTATCTATTTCATAGCTGTTGGGTATCACCTGATTGCCCTAACAATTATCGGAACTGTTATGATGTTTTTTATTTAG
- a CDS encoding DUF3918 family protein: MFGMGQNNRNRNGLMRSLVGLGVGAAAVGLMRRRNNGNQRSRNHSRR; encoded by the coding sequence ATGTTTGGTATGGGACAAAACAACCGTAATCGTAACGGTCTAATGCGGTCACTCGTAGGCCTTGGCGTAGGGGCAGCTGCTGTCGGTTTAATGAGACGGCGCAATAACGGAAACCAACGATCACGGAACCACTCTCGCCGTTAA
- a CDS encoding DUF2512 family protein codes for MNHVTALSIKLMIIASALFIIMTGFYGYDGGTTFGLTLIIVGLSYVVGDLGILRVSNNVVATIADIGLITVAIWLIGSMIYSGGVPFFIAFITSLVIGGGEWFFHRFVLNSVLSSKDPSPQR; via the coding sequence ATTAACCACGTAACAGCGCTTAGTATAAAGTTAATGATCATCGCCTCTGCTCTTTTCATTATCATGACAGGATTTTATGGTTACGACGGAGGGACTACATTTGGGTTAACTCTGATCATTGTAGGCTTGAGTTATGTTGTAGGGGATTTAGGAATTTTGCGGGTGTCAAACAACGTTGTCGCGACTATTGCTGATATAGGATTAATAACGGTAGCCATTTGGTTAATTGGCTCGATGATTTATAGCGGGGGTGTACCGTTTTTCATTGCTTTCATAACCTCTTTAGTCATTGGAGGCGGTGAATGGTTCTTCCACAGATTTGTGTTAAACTCCGTCCTTTCTTCTAAAGATCCTTCTCCTCAACGATAA